The following are encoded together in the Kwoniella europaea PYCC6329 chromosome 1, complete sequence genome:
- a CDS encoding 1,3-beta-glucan synthase component FKS1: MSYPNAPPGPKHQPSSYSSGSSDPFNTQQLPYDNAHHAGGYTHPDAVNIPGAGVAPPGQGGQYAPVFDTEAEMRGRMEGGGRAVETWASDSGYSGNDGYYNSSEYHGQPGYVPSRASTPTFTEGSRDGHRPREPYPAWTQEANIPLSKEEIEDVLIDLANKFGFQKDSSRNVYDFLMIQLDSRASRMSPNQALLTLHADYIGGEHANYRKWYFASQLDLDDAIGAVQNPGLSRVRSVARRGKGPKGKQAPATAQEKSLDSATNRWRTAMNNMSQYDRLRQVALYLLCWGEAAQVRFMPECLCFIFKCADDYYRSPECQNRVEAVPEGLYLRAVVKPIYKFLRDQGYEVVDGRFLKRENDHDKTIGYDDVNQLFWYPEGVSRIVLNDKTRLVDIPPAQRFMKFDRIDWNKVFFKTYLEKRSFFHLLVNFNRIWVLHISVFWFYTAYNAPSIYAQTGSTKATTPMAWSVTALGGAVASIIMIAATLAEFSYIPTTWNNTSHLTRRLIFLLIILGITGAPTIYIAFWNQTGQVSLILGIVQFFVSVVATAAFATLPSGRMFGDRVAGKSRKYLANQTFTASYPKLPRNNRFASFLLWFLIFGCKFTESYFFLTLSFRDPIKVMVGMKVQNCHDKYLGTGLCTNQPAFALTVMFVMDLTLFFLDTFLWYVIWNTVFSIARSFAIGMSIWTPWADIFARLPKRIYAKILATADMEVKYKPKVLVSQVWNAVIISMYREHLLSIEHVQKLLYHQVQSDQPGKRTLRAPAFFISQGDKGVKTEFFPKGSEAERRISFFAQSLTTAIPEPIPVEAMPTFTVLVPHYSEKILLSLREIIREEDQNTRVTLLEYLKQLHPIEWDNFVRDTKILAEESNMFNGGNPFGNDEKAEAKKADDIPFYTIGFKSAAPEYTLRTRIWASLRAQTLYRTVSGFMNYSKAIKLLYRVENPEVVQLFGGNTDQLERELERMARRKFKFVVSMQRYSKFNKEEHENAEFLLRAYPDLQIAYLDEEPPRKDGGESRIFSALVDGHSEILPNGRRRPKFRIELPGNPILGDGKSDNQNHAIVFYRGEYLQLIDANQDNYLEECLKIRNVLGEFEEFRVSNQSPYAQNGHQQFEKFPVAILGAREYIFSENIGILGDIAAGKEQTFGTLAARSLSYIGGKLHYGHPDFLNAIYMNTRGGVSKAQKGLHLNEDIYAGMMAFGRGGRIKHSEYYQCGKGRDLGFGTILNFQTKIGTGMGEQMLSREYYYLGTQLPIDRFLTFYYGHPGFHINNILVMCSVQVFMLALVFLGTLNKQLVVCKYSAAGDILPGQSGCYNLQPVFRWIKRCIISIFIVFWVAFVPLFVQELTERGAGRAILRLCKHFLSLSPVFEVFSTQIYMHSILNNLTFGGARYIATGRGFATTRISFSILYSRFAGPSIYLGLRTLVLLLYVTLSVFVPHLIYFWITVVGLCVAPFLFNPHQFSYSDFIIDYREFLRWMSRGNSRTHANSWVGYCRLSRTRITGFKRKRLGLPSEKLSSDTPRAPWKAIVVGEIIGPICVAILFVICYLFVKSFTVDGKTQPGLLRIAIIALGPIVWNMAFLITLFLISVFLGPCLNSYTNQFGATMAAIAHFGAVVGMVAFFEFLWFLELWDTSHAVLGIIAVISVQRCIFKILIAVFLSREFKHDETNRAWWTGVWFNRGLGSHALSQPAREFVVKTIEMGLYSADFIACHLLLFLLTPPMLIPYFDRLHATMLFWLAPSQQIRPPIYSFRQRSQRRKIVFTYSIVYVLIQAIFVALIVLPLLFKGVIGLKPSDVPFGAVI, translated from the exons ATGTCATACCCTAACGCACCTCCCGGTCCCAAAcatcaaccatcttcttATTCCTCTGGCTCATCCGATCCATTCAACACTCAGCAATTACCATACGACAATGCCCATCACGCAGGGGGTTACACTCATCCGGATGCGGTCAATATCCCAGGTGCGGGTGTAGCTCCTCCAGGTCAAGGAGGACAGTATGCACCCGTTTTCGATACCGAAGCGGAGATGAGAGGTAGaatggaaggtggtggtagagCTGTGGAGACATGGGCGAGTGACAGTGGATACAGTGGGAATG ATGGTTACTACAACTCATCAGAATACCACGGTCAACCAGGTTACGTCCCATCCAGAGCTTCCACACCTACTTTCACAGAGGGTAGTAGAGATGGTCATCGACCCAGGGAACCTTAT CCCGCTTGGACCCAAGAGGCAAACATCCCATTGtccaaagaagagatcgaagatgtGTTGATCGACTTGGCCAACAAATTCGGTTTCCAGAAAGACTCTTCACGAAACGTTTACGACTTCTTGATGATCCAGTTAGATTCCCGGGCATCCAGAATGTCACCTAATCAAGCTCTTCTCACTTTACATGCCGATTACATCGGTGGTGAACATGCCAATTACAGGAAATGGTACTTCGCCTCTCAACTCGACTTGGACGATGCTATCGGTGCAGTGCAAAATCCAGGTTTATCCAGAGTCAGATCGGTAGCTAGACGAGGTAAAGGCCCAAAGGGGAAACAGGCACCTGCTACCGCCCAGGAAAAATCCCTTGATTCAGCTACCAACCGATGGAGAACGGCTATGAACAACATGTCTCAGTATGACCGACTCCGTCAAGTCGCTCTGTACTTGCTCTGTTGGGGTGAGGCTGCTCAGGTCAGGTTCATGCCTGAATGTCTatgtttcatcttcaaatgcGCGGACGATTATTACCGATCACCCGAATGTCAGAACAGAGTTGAGGCTGTCCCAGAAGGATTGTACCTGCGAGCTGTCGTCAAGCCTATCTACAAGTTCCTGCGAGATCAAGGGTACgaagtggtggatggaaGATTCTTGAAAAGGGAGAACGATCACGATAAGACTATTGGTTACGACGATGTCAACCAATTGTTCTGGTACCCTGAGGGTGTCAGCAGGATTGTCTTGAAtgataag ACCCGTCTCGTCGATATCCCTCCTGCTCAACGATTCATGAAATTTGACAGGATCGATTGGAACAAGGTATTCTTCAAGACTTATCTCGAAAaacgatccttcttccacttgcTCGTCAACTTCAATCGTATCTGGGTTCTGCACATCTCCGTCTTCTGGTTCTACACTGCTTACAACGCTCCTTCCATCTACGCCCAAACAGGTTCAACGAAAGCTACCACTCCCATGGCATGGTCCGTCACTGCGTTGGGTGGTGCTGTTGCTTCGATTATCATGATTGCCGCTACCCTCGCTGAATTCTCTTACATCCCTACGACTTGGAACAATACTTCTCACTTGACTCGACGATTGATATTCcttttgatcatcctcgGTATCACCGGAGCTCCCACTATTTACATCGCCTTCTGGAATCAAACAGGTCAAGTGTCGTTGATTCTCGGTATCGTTCAGTTCTTCGTATCCGTCGTAGCCACTGCTGCATTCGCTACTTTACCTTCTGGCCGAATGTTCGGTGACAGAGTCGCTGGTAAATCAAGAAAGTACTTGGCCAATCAAACGTTCACTGCGTCGTACCCCAAGCTACCAAGGAACAATCGATTCGCTTCGTTCTTGCTCTGGTTCCTCATTTTCGGTTGTAAATTCACTGAATCATACTTCTTCTTGACGTTATCCTTCCGAGATCCCATCAAGGTAATGGTTGGAATGAAAGTGCAAAACTGTCACGACAAATATCTAGGTACTGGATTATGTACGAACCAACCCGCCTTTGCCTTGACGGTCATGTTTGTCATGGACTTGACTCTGTTTTTCTTGGATACTTTCCTTTGGTACGTCATCTGGAACACCGTCTTCTCTATCGCAAGAAGTTTCGCAATTGGTATGTCCATCTGGACACCATGGGCCGATATTTTCGCTAGATTGCCCAAGAGGATTTACGCAAAGATTTTGGCTACTGCCGATATGGAAGTGAAGTATAAgccaaag GTACTCGTATCCCAAGTTTGGAACGCCGTCATCATCTCCATGTATCGAGAACATCTCTTGTCCATCGAACACGTCCAGAAGTTACTGTACCACCAAGTTCAATCCGATCAACCTGGCAAACGAACCCTCCGAGCTCCAGCATTCTTCATCTCGCAAGGTGATAAAGGTGTAAAGACCGAGTTCTTCCCCAAAGGATCCGAAGCCGAACGACgaatctctttcttcgctcAGTCGCTTACCACTGCTATCCCTGAACCAATCCCAGTTGAGGCTATGCCAACATTCACCGTCCTTGTACCTCACTACTCAGAGAAGATCTTGTTATCACTTAGGGAGATTATCAGAGAGGAAGATCAGAATACCCGAGTCACCTTGTTAGAATACCTCAAACAACTCCATCCTATCGAATGGGACAACTTCGTCAGAGATACCAAGATCTTGGCTGAAGAATCCAATATGTTCAACGGTGGTAACCCCTTCGGTAATGACGAGAAGGCTGAAGCGAAGAAGGCCGATGATATCCCATTCTACACCATCGGTTTCAAGTCTGCTGCTCCTGAATACACCCTGCGAACTCGAATCTGGGCTTCGCTTCGTGCTCAAACTCTTTACCGAACGGTCTCTGGTTTCATGAACTACTCCAAAGCTATCAAGTTGCTCTACCGAGTCGAGAATCCTGAAGTTGTGCAATTGTTCGGAGGTAACACTGATCAACTTGAACGAGAACTCGAACGAATGGCGCGAAGAAAGTTCAAATTTGTCGTTTCCATGCAAAGATACTCGAAATTCAACAAGGAAGAACATGAAAATGCCGAATTCCTGCTCCGAGCCTACCCTGATTTGCAAATCGCTTACTTAGATGAAGAACCACCTAGAAAGGACGGTGGCGAATCGAGGATTTTCTCTGCTTTGGTTGACGGACACTCTGAGATCTTGCCTAACGGTAGAAGAAGACCCAAGTTCAGAATTGAGTTACCCGGTAACCCAATCTTAGGTGACGGTAAATCGGATAACCAGAATCACGCCATTGTCTTCTACCGAGGTGAATACTTGCAACTCATCGATGCGAACCAGGATAACTATTTGGAAGAATGTCTCAAGATCAGAAACGTTCTAGGTGAATTTGAGGAGTTCAGGGTGTCCAACCAATCTCCTTATGCCCAAAACGGTCATCAGCAATTCGAGAAATTCCCTGTTGCAATTTTAGGTGCCAGAGAATATATCTTCTCTGAAAACATTGGTATTTTAGGTGATATCGCTGCCGGTAAAGAACAGACGTTCGGTACTCTCGCTGCTAGGTCATTGTCATACATCGGAGGTAAATTGCATTATGGACATCCCGATTTCCTCAACGCGATCTACATGAATACTCGAGGTGGTGTTTCAAAGGCTCAAAAAGGATTACACTTGAACGAAGATATCTACGCTGGTATGATGGCTTTCGGACGAGGTGGTAGGATCAAGCATTCAGAGTACTACCAATGTGGTAAAGGAAGAGATTTAGGTTTCGGTACTATTTTGAATTTCCAAACTAAGATCGGGACTGGTATGGGTGAACAGATGCTTTCGAGAGAATATTATTATTTGGGTACCCAATTGCCAATCGATAGATTCTTGACTTTCTACTACGGTCATCCAGGTTTCCATATCAACAATATC CTCGTCATGTGTTCCGTTCAAGTGTTCATGCTGGCCCTCGTCTTCCTCGGTACCTTGAACAAACAATTGGTTGTCTGTAAATACAGTGCTGCCGGTGATATTTTACCTGGTCAAAGTGGTTGTTACAACCTCCAACCTGTGTTCAGATGGATCAAACGATGTATCATCTCGATTTTCATCGTGTTCTGGGTCGCTTTCGTCCCTCTTTTCGTGCAGG AACTTACCGAACGAGGTGCTGGTCGAGCCATCTTACGTCTATGCAAGCACTTCTTATCCCTCTCACCGGTATTCGAAGTGTTCTCCACTCAGATTTACATGCACTCGATCTTGAATAACTTGACTTTCGGTGGTGCGAGATATATCGCCACTGGTCGAGGTTTCGCTACTACGCGTATCTCTTTCAGTATCTTATA CTCTCGATTCGCTGGCCCTTCGATCTACCTTGGTCTTCGAACATTGGTATTGTTGTTATACGTCACCTTGTCCGTGTTCGTCCCTCACCTGATCTACTTCTGGATCACCGTCGTTGGTCTCTGTGTCGCTCCATTCTTGTTCAACCCGCATCAATTCTCCTATTCCGACTTTATCATCGATTACCGAGAATTCCTTCGATGGATGTCTAGAGGTAACTCCCGAACACACGCCAACTCATGGGTCGGATACTGCCGATTGTCAAGAACCCGAATTACCGGtttcaagaggaagagactTGGTTTGCCATCTGAGAAACTCTCCTCAGATACACCCAGAGCACCTTGGAAAGCTATTGTTGTTGGTGAAATCATCGGTCCGATCTGCGTcgccatcctcttcgtcatctgttACCTCTTCGTCAAGTCATTCACTGTCGATGGAAAAACTCAACCTGGTCTATTACGAATCGCCATCATCGCCCTTGGACCGATCGTATGGAACATGGCATTTTTGATCACCTTATTCTTGATCTCAGTCTTCCTCGGACCATGCTTGAACTCTTACACCAACCAATTCGGAGCTACCATGGCTGCCATTGCTCACTTCGGTGCTGTCGTTGGTATGGTTGCGTTCTTCGAGTTCCTGTGGTTCTTAGAATTATGGGATACCTCGCATGCCGTATTGGGTATTATTGCTGTGATCTCAGTGCAAAGGTGTATCTTCAAGATCCTCATTGCCGTCTTCCTTTCAAGAGAATTCAAGCACGATGAAACCAACAGAGCATGGTGGACTGGTGTATGGTTCAACAGAGGCTTAGGTTCGCACGCTTTATCTCAACCTGCAAGAGAGTTTGTGGTCAAGACGATCGAAATGGGTTTATACTCTGCCGATTTTATTGCTTGTCACTTGCTGTTGTTCCTCTTGACTCCACCAATGTTGATACCTTATTTCGATCGTTTACACGCTACGATGTTGTTCTGGTTGGCTCCCTCGCAACAGATCAGACCTCCTATTTACAGTTTCAGACAAAGGAgtcagagaag